In one Nicotiana tomentosiformis chromosome 6, ASM39032v3, whole genome shotgun sequence genomic region, the following are encoded:
- the LOC104119658 gene encoding peroxisomal membrane protein PEX14-like isoform X3 has translation MASQSDENNQNPASQPAAEDHQDSKPEATNGSSPTSVFVNSEPIREEQVQNAMKFLSHPKVRGSPVMYRRSFLERKGLTKEEIDEAFRRVPDPTPTVTSTQPVAANEDGKLKPSSTSPPQAALQNMQPASATPSNSMTKMGYLSHFRWTHAVIAVGLLAASGAGTAVLFKKSIIPRLKSWIRKVVMDEEDERDIVKGKPSLAEEAAVAAKAAAAAAADVARTSQEMLASKSEEKRYFEELTSLLNYQVREMKSMTSAVEKLEGQSNTSGRIPITELDDRRISVTQSRQSYLNGKVDGDARSVRSLSPPASVEPSVAPHPKSYMEIMAMVQRGEKPSNIRDINDQPPNPNQPVPDPRVVPKPKPWEVGQIQSNSTNLLQSQGSGDGLNYGYQDNLTNGDSSASWWQRKNARITEIETEGEQNFGSPAAPVQERPIQRSWVPPQPPPVAMAEAAAAIRQPKKPMFQNEQLTDDQLMARSSEITDELQRVTRISESGGAPEANGSSSALQISETSIGEDQVLNS, from the exons ATGGCGTCTCAATCAGACGAGAATAACCAGAATCCAG CTTCACAACCAGCAGCTGAAGATCATCAAGATTCCAAGCCTGAGGCTACAAATGGGAGCTCTCCGACTTCTGTGTTTGTAAATTCCGAACCAATTCGGGAGGAGCAAGTCCAAAATGCTATGAAGTTTCTTTCACATCCAAAAGTTAGGGGATCTCCAGTCATGTATAGGCGTTCTTTTCTCGAGAGAAAGGGTCTCACGAAGGAGGAAATAGACGAAGCCTTTCGTCGAGTTCCT gatcCTACCCCAACTGTTACTAGCACACAGCCAGTTGCTGCAAATGAAG ATGGGAAGCTGAAGCCTTCATCAACTAGTCCACCACAGGCTGCATTACAAAATATGCAGCCTGCATCAGCTACACCGAGCAATAGCATGACCAAAATGGGGTATCTCTCTCATTTCCGTTGGACTCATGCAGTTATTGCTGTAGGTTTACTTGCTGCTTCTGGAGCTGGAACAGCCGTACTCTTCAAG AAATCTATTATTCCCCGATTGAAGTCTTGGATACGCAAAGTTGTaatggatgaagaagatgaaaGAGATATTGTAAAGGGAAAACCAAGTTTGGCAGAAGAAGCTGCTGTTGCTGCGAAAGCTGCTGCAGCCGCTGCTGCTGATGTAGCCCGAACAAGCCAGGAGATGTTGGCATCAAAATCCGAAG AGAAAAGGTATTTTGAGGAGCTGACAAGTCTGTTAAACTACCAAGTACGTGAGATGAAATCGATGACAAGTGCTGTAGAGAAATTGGAAG GGCAAAGTAATACTTCTGGAAGAATACCAATTACAGAACTAGATGATCGCAGAATTTCAGTTACTCAATCTAGG CAGTCTTATTTAAATGGAAAAGTGGATGGTGATGCACGTTCAG TGAGATCTTTGTCGCCACCTGCATCTGTGGAACCATCTGTTGCACCCCATCCAAAGTCTTATATGGAG ATTATGGCTATGGTTCAAAGAGGAGAGAAGCCTTCCAACATCCGA GATATAAATGATCAGCCACCAAATCCTAACCAGCCTGTACCTGATCCTCGTGTTGTTCCAAAGCCCAAG CCTTGGGAAGTTGGCCAGATTCAAAGTAATTCAACTAATTTGCTTCAATCTCAAGGGAGTGGCGATGGCTTAAATTACGGTTACCAAGACAATCTGACTAATGGAGATAGTTCAGCATCTTGGTGGCAGCGCAAGAATGCCAGGATAACTGAAATCGAAACTGAAGGTGAACAAAACTTTGGTTCTCCAGCTGCACCAGTCCAGGAACGACCAATTCAGAGATCCTGGGTTCCTCCCCAGCCTCCTCCAGTCGCAATGGCAGAAGCAGCTGCAGCCATTCGCCAACCTAAAAAGCCTATGTTTCAGAATGAACAattgactgatgatcagttgatggcTCGTTCATCAGAGATAACGGATGAGTTGCAGAGGGTAACTAGAATCTCCGAATCTGGTGGTGCCCCTGAAGCTAATGGCTCGAGTTCTGCTCTGCAGATAAGTGAGACATCAATTGGAGAAGATCAAGTTTTGAACAGCTGA
- the LOC104119658 gene encoding peroxisomal membrane protein PEX14-like isoform X4, producing MASQSDENNQNPASQPAAEDHQDSKPEATNGSSPTSVFVNSEPIREEQVQNAMKFLSHPKVRGSPVMYRRSFLERKGLTKEEIDEAFRRVPDPTPTVTSTQPVAANEDGKLKPSSTSPPQAALQNMQPASATPSNSMTKMGYLSHFRWTHAVIAVGLLAASGAGTAVLFKKSIIPRLKSWIRKVVMDEEDERDIVKGKPSLAEEAAVAAKAAAAAAADVARTSQEMLASKSEEKRYFEELTSLLNYQVREMKSMTSAVEKLEGQSNTSGRIPITELDDRRISVTQSRSYLNGKVDGDARSVRSLSPPASVEPSVAPHPKSYMEIMAMVQRGEKPSNIRDINDQPPNPNQPVPDPRVVPKPKPWEVGQIQSNSTNLLQSQGSGDGLNYGYQDNLTNGDSSASWWQRKNARITEIETEGEQNFGSPAAPVQERPIQRSWVPPQPPPVAMAEAAAAIRQPKKPMFQNEQLTDDQLMARSSEITDELQRVTRISESGGAPEANGSSSALQISETSIGEDQVLNS from the exons ATGGCGTCTCAATCAGACGAGAATAACCAGAATCCAG CTTCACAACCAGCAGCTGAAGATCATCAAGATTCCAAGCCTGAGGCTACAAATGGGAGCTCTCCGACTTCTGTGTTTGTAAATTCCGAACCAATTCGGGAGGAGCAAGTCCAAAATGCTATGAAGTTTCTTTCACATCCAAAAGTTAGGGGATCTCCAGTCATGTATAGGCGTTCTTTTCTCGAGAGAAAGGGTCTCACGAAGGAGGAAATAGACGAAGCCTTTCGTCGAGTTCCT gatcCTACCCCAACTGTTACTAGCACACAGCCAGTTGCTGCAAATGAAG ATGGGAAGCTGAAGCCTTCATCAACTAGTCCACCACAGGCTGCATTACAAAATATGCAGCCTGCATCAGCTACACCGAGCAATAGCATGACCAAAATGGGGTATCTCTCTCATTTCCGTTGGACTCATGCAGTTATTGCTGTAGGTTTACTTGCTGCTTCTGGAGCTGGAACAGCCGTACTCTTCAAG AAATCTATTATTCCCCGATTGAAGTCTTGGATACGCAAAGTTGTaatggatgaagaagatgaaaGAGATATTGTAAAGGGAAAACCAAGTTTGGCAGAAGAAGCTGCTGTTGCTGCGAAAGCTGCTGCAGCCGCTGCTGCTGATGTAGCCCGAACAAGCCAGGAGATGTTGGCATCAAAATCCGAAG AGAAAAGGTATTTTGAGGAGCTGACAAGTCTGTTAAACTACCAAGTACGTGAGATGAAATCGATGACAAGTGCTGTAGAGAAATTGGAAG GGCAAAGTAATACTTCTGGAAGAATACCAATTACAGAACTAGATGATCGCAGAATTTCAGTTACTCAATCTAGG TCTTATTTAAATGGAAAAGTGGATGGTGATGCACGTTCAG TGAGATCTTTGTCGCCACCTGCATCTGTGGAACCATCTGTTGCACCCCATCCAAAGTCTTATATGGAG ATTATGGCTATGGTTCAAAGAGGAGAGAAGCCTTCCAACATCCGA GATATAAATGATCAGCCACCAAATCCTAACCAGCCTGTACCTGATCCTCGTGTTGTTCCAAAGCCCAAG CCTTGGGAAGTTGGCCAGATTCAAAGTAATTCAACTAATTTGCTTCAATCTCAAGGGAGTGGCGATGGCTTAAATTACGGTTACCAAGACAATCTGACTAATGGAGATAGTTCAGCATCTTGGTGGCAGCGCAAGAATGCCAGGATAACTGAAATCGAAACTGAAGGTGAACAAAACTTTGGTTCTCCAGCTGCACCAGTCCAGGAACGACCAATTCAGAGATCCTGGGTTCCTCCCCAGCCTCCTCCAGTCGCAATGGCAGAAGCAGCTGCAGCCATTCGCCAACCTAAAAAGCCTATGTTTCAGAATGAACAattgactgatgatcagttgatggcTCGTTCATCAGAGATAACGGATGAGTTGCAGAGGGTAACTAGAATCTCCGAATCTGGTGGTGCCCCTGAAGCTAATGGCTCGAGTTCTGCTCTGCAGATAAGTGAGACATCAATTGGAGAAGATCAAGTTTTGAACAGCTGA
- the LOC104088112 gene encoding uncharacterized protein isoform X2: protein MASKPLPTRSTFIDKHVVPGDVILDLSKLTDQTIKLGGGLQQDHDAITVVKAGILRFSKPNKYWIESSQKRYIPTVGDTVLGIVVDTRADVGTLIYARVVKANPGMNPELSCMDASGKAGEFGLIKDGYMFESSTGLSRMLLSSPTCPVLEGLGKKLAFEIAVGLNGRVWVNAEHQSTIILVANAIMNSESLTPVQQKIMVERLLDRVN from the exons ATGGCTTCAAAGCCCTTACCTACTCGTTCAACCTTCATTGATAAACATGTA GTTCCTGGTGATGTGATTTTGGATCTTTCTAAGTTGACTGACCAAACCATTAAGCTGGGTGGCGGCCTCCAACAG GACCATGACGCTATAACTGTCGTCAAAGCTGGTATTTTGAGGTTTTCAAAGCCAAACAAATACTGGATTGAAAGCTCACAGAAGAGA TATATACCTACCGTGGGGGATACTGTTCTTGGAATTGTGGTGGACACAAGAGCGGAT GTAGGTACTCTAATTTATGCCCGTGTAGTCAAGGCCAACCCTGGAATGAACCCTGAGTTATCTTGCATGGATG CTTCTGGAAAAGCTGGCGAGTTTGGCCTCATCAAGGATGGCTACATGTTTGAATCGTCAACTGGTTTATCACGGAT GTTGCTGAGTTCACCAACATGTCCAGTTCTTGAGGGTCTTGGAAAGAAGCTAGCTTTTGAGATAGCTGTTGGTTTAAATGGCCGTGTGTGG GTAAATGCTGAGCACCAATCCACAATCATTCTTGTTGCAAACGCAATAATGAACTCTGAGTCCTTGACTCCAGTGCAGCAAAAGATCATGGTGGAGAGGCTACTTGATAGAGTAAATTGA
- the LOC104088112 gene encoding uncharacterized protein isoform X1, protein MASKPLPTRSTFIDKHVVPGDVILDLSKLTDQTIKLGGGLQQDHDAITVVKAGILRFSKPNKYWIESSQKRYIPTVGDTVLGIVVDTRADNFFVDIKGPMVAFLPVLAFEGGTRRNIPKFEVGTLIYARVVKANPGMNPELSCMDASGKAGEFGLIKDGYMFESSTGLSRMLLSSPTCPVLEGLGKKLAFEIAVGLNGRVWVNAEHQSTIILVANAIMNSESLTPVQQKIMVERLLDRVN, encoded by the exons ATGGCTTCAAAGCCCTTACCTACTCGTTCAACCTTCATTGATAAACATGTA GTTCCTGGTGATGTGATTTTGGATCTTTCTAAGTTGACTGACCAAACCATTAAGCTGGGTGGCGGCCTCCAACAG GACCATGACGCTATAACTGTCGTCAAAGCTGGTATTTTGAGGTTTTCAAAGCCAAACAAATACTGGATTGAAAGCTCACAGAAGAGA TATATACCTACCGTGGGGGATACTGTTCTTGGAATTGTGGTGGACACAAGAGCGGAT AACTTTTTTGTGGACATAAAAGGGCCAATGGTGGCATTCTTGCCAGTGCTAGCATTTGAAGGAGGGACTAGGAGAAACATACCCAAATTTGAG GTAGGTACTCTAATTTATGCCCGTGTAGTCAAGGCCAACCCTGGAATGAACCCTGAGTTATCTTGCATGGATG CTTCTGGAAAAGCTGGCGAGTTTGGCCTCATCAAGGATGGCTACATGTTTGAATCGTCAACTGGTTTATCACGGAT GTTGCTGAGTTCACCAACATGTCCAGTTCTTGAGGGTCTTGGAAAGAAGCTAGCTTTTGAGATAGCTGTTGGTTTAAATGGCCGTGTGTGG GTAAATGCTGAGCACCAATCCACAATCATTCTTGTTGCAAACGCAATAATGAACTCTGAGTCCTTGACTCCAGTGCAGCAAAAGATCATGGTGGAGAGGCTACTTGATAGAGTAAATTGA
- the LOC104119658 gene encoding peroxisomal membrane protein PEX14-like isoform X2, protein MASQSDENNQNPATASQPAAEDHQDSKPEATNGSSPTSVFVNSEPIREEQVQNAMKFLSHPKVRGSPVMYRRSFLERKGLTKEEIDEAFRRVPDPTPTVTSTQPVAANEDGKLKPSSTSPPQAALQNMQPASATPSNSMTKMGYLSHFRWTHAVIAVGLLAASGAGTAVLFKKSIIPRLKSWIRKVVMDEEDERDIVKGKPSLAEEAAVAAKAAAAAAADVARTSQEMLASKSEEKRYFEELTSLLNYQVREMKSMTSAVEKLEGQSNTSGRIPITELDDRRISVTQSRSYLNGKVDGDARSVRSLSPPASVEPSVAPHPKSYMEIMAMVQRGEKPSNIRDINDQPPNPNQPVPDPRVVPKPKPWEVGQIQSNSTNLLQSQGSGDGLNYGYQDNLTNGDSSASWWQRKNARITEIETEGEQNFGSPAAPVQERPIQRSWVPPQPPPVAMAEAAAAIRQPKKPMFQNEQLTDDQLMARSSEITDELQRVTRISESGGAPEANGSSSALQISETSIGEDQVLNS, encoded by the exons ATGGCGTCTCAATCAGACGAGAATAACCAGAATCCAG CAACAGCTTCACAACCAGCAGCTGAAGATCATCAAGATTCCAAGCCTGAGGCTACAAATGGGAGCTCTCCGACTTCTGTGTTTGTAAATTCCGAACCAATTCGGGAGGAGCAAGTCCAAAATGCTATGAAGTTTCTTTCACATCCAAAAGTTAGGGGATCTCCAGTCATGTATAGGCGTTCTTTTCTCGAGAGAAAGGGTCTCACGAAGGAGGAAATAGACGAAGCCTTTCGTCGAGTTCCT gatcCTACCCCAACTGTTACTAGCACACAGCCAGTTGCTGCAAATGAAG ATGGGAAGCTGAAGCCTTCATCAACTAGTCCACCACAGGCTGCATTACAAAATATGCAGCCTGCATCAGCTACACCGAGCAATAGCATGACCAAAATGGGGTATCTCTCTCATTTCCGTTGGACTCATGCAGTTATTGCTGTAGGTTTACTTGCTGCTTCTGGAGCTGGAACAGCCGTACTCTTCAAG AAATCTATTATTCCCCGATTGAAGTCTTGGATACGCAAAGTTGTaatggatgaagaagatgaaaGAGATATTGTAAAGGGAAAACCAAGTTTGGCAGAAGAAGCTGCTGTTGCTGCGAAAGCTGCTGCAGCCGCTGCTGCTGATGTAGCCCGAACAAGCCAGGAGATGTTGGCATCAAAATCCGAAG AGAAAAGGTATTTTGAGGAGCTGACAAGTCTGTTAAACTACCAAGTACGTGAGATGAAATCGATGACAAGTGCTGTAGAGAAATTGGAAG GGCAAAGTAATACTTCTGGAAGAATACCAATTACAGAACTAGATGATCGCAGAATTTCAGTTACTCAATCTAGG TCTTATTTAAATGGAAAAGTGGATGGTGATGCACGTTCAG TGAGATCTTTGTCGCCACCTGCATCTGTGGAACCATCTGTTGCACCCCATCCAAAGTCTTATATGGAG ATTATGGCTATGGTTCAAAGAGGAGAGAAGCCTTCCAACATCCGA GATATAAATGATCAGCCACCAAATCCTAACCAGCCTGTACCTGATCCTCGTGTTGTTCCAAAGCCCAAG CCTTGGGAAGTTGGCCAGATTCAAAGTAATTCAACTAATTTGCTTCAATCTCAAGGGAGTGGCGATGGCTTAAATTACGGTTACCAAGACAATCTGACTAATGGAGATAGTTCAGCATCTTGGTGGCAGCGCAAGAATGCCAGGATAACTGAAATCGAAACTGAAGGTGAACAAAACTTTGGTTCTCCAGCTGCACCAGTCCAGGAACGACCAATTCAGAGATCCTGGGTTCCTCCCCAGCCTCCTCCAGTCGCAATGGCAGAAGCAGCTGCAGCCATTCGCCAACCTAAAAAGCCTATGTTTCAGAATGAACAattgactgatgatcagttgatggcTCGTTCATCAGAGATAACGGATGAGTTGCAGAGGGTAACTAGAATCTCCGAATCTGGTGGTGCCCCTGAAGCTAATGGCTCGAGTTCTGCTCTGCAGATAAGTGAGACATCAATTGGAGAAGATCAAGTTTTGAACAGCTGA
- the LOC104119658 gene encoding peroxisomal membrane protein PEX14-like isoform X1, whose protein sequence is MASQSDENNQNPATASQPAAEDHQDSKPEATNGSSPTSVFVNSEPIREEQVQNAMKFLSHPKVRGSPVMYRRSFLERKGLTKEEIDEAFRRVPDPTPTVTSTQPVAANEDGKLKPSSTSPPQAALQNMQPASATPSNSMTKMGYLSHFRWTHAVIAVGLLAASGAGTAVLFKKSIIPRLKSWIRKVVMDEEDERDIVKGKPSLAEEAAVAAKAAAAAAADVARTSQEMLASKSEEKRYFEELTSLLNYQVREMKSMTSAVEKLEGQSNTSGRIPITELDDRRISVTQSRQSYLNGKVDGDARSVRSLSPPASVEPSVAPHPKSYMEIMAMVQRGEKPSNIRDINDQPPNPNQPVPDPRVVPKPKPWEVGQIQSNSTNLLQSQGSGDGLNYGYQDNLTNGDSSASWWQRKNARITEIETEGEQNFGSPAAPVQERPIQRSWVPPQPPPVAMAEAAAAIRQPKKPMFQNEQLTDDQLMARSSEITDELQRVTRISESGGAPEANGSSSALQISETSIGEDQVLNS, encoded by the exons ATGGCGTCTCAATCAGACGAGAATAACCAGAATCCAG CAACAGCTTCACAACCAGCAGCTGAAGATCATCAAGATTCCAAGCCTGAGGCTACAAATGGGAGCTCTCCGACTTCTGTGTTTGTAAATTCCGAACCAATTCGGGAGGAGCAAGTCCAAAATGCTATGAAGTTTCTTTCACATCCAAAAGTTAGGGGATCTCCAGTCATGTATAGGCGTTCTTTTCTCGAGAGAAAGGGTCTCACGAAGGAGGAAATAGACGAAGCCTTTCGTCGAGTTCCT gatcCTACCCCAACTGTTACTAGCACACAGCCAGTTGCTGCAAATGAAG ATGGGAAGCTGAAGCCTTCATCAACTAGTCCACCACAGGCTGCATTACAAAATATGCAGCCTGCATCAGCTACACCGAGCAATAGCATGACCAAAATGGGGTATCTCTCTCATTTCCGTTGGACTCATGCAGTTATTGCTGTAGGTTTACTTGCTGCTTCTGGAGCTGGAACAGCCGTACTCTTCAAG AAATCTATTATTCCCCGATTGAAGTCTTGGATACGCAAAGTTGTaatggatgaagaagatgaaaGAGATATTGTAAAGGGAAAACCAAGTTTGGCAGAAGAAGCTGCTGTTGCTGCGAAAGCTGCTGCAGCCGCTGCTGCTGATGTAGCCCGAACAAGCCAGGAGATGTTGGCATCAAAATCCGAAG AGAAAAGGTATTTTGAGGAGCTGACAAGTCTGTTAAACTACCAAGTACGTGAGATGAAATCGATGACAAGTGCTGTAGAGAAATTGGAAG GGCAAAGTAATACTTCTGGAAGAATACCAATTACAGAACTAGATGATCGCAGAATTTCAGTTACTCAATCTAGG CAGTCTTATTTAAATGGAAAAGTGGATGGTGATGCACGTTCAG TGAGATCTTTGTCGCCACCTGCATCTGTGGAACCATCTGTTGCACCCCATCCAAAGTCTTATATGGAG ATTATGGCTATGGTTCAAAGAGGAGAGAAGCCTTCCAACATCCGA GATATAAATGATCAGCCACCAAATCCTAACCAGCCTGTACCTGATCCTCGTGTTGTTCCAAAGCCCAAG CCTTGGGAAGTTGGCCAGATTCAAAGTAATTCAACTAATTTGCTTCAATCTCAAGGGAGTGGCGATGGCTTAAATTACGGTTACCAAGACAATCTGACTAATGGAGATAGTTCAGCATCTTGGTGGCAGCGCAAGAATGCCAGGATAACTGAAATCGAAACTGAAGGTGAACAAAACTTTGGTTCTCCAGCTGCACCAGTCCAGGAACGACCAATTCAGAGATCCTGGGTTCCTCCCCAGCCTCCTCCAGTCGCAATGGCAGAAGCAGCTGCAGCCATTCGCCAACCTAAAAAGCCTATGTTTCAGAATGAACAattgactgatgatcagttgatggcTCGTTCATCAGAGATAACGGATGAGTTGCAGAGGGTAACTAGAATCTCCGAATCTGGTGGTGCCCCTGAAGCTAATGGCTCGAGTTCTGCTCTGCAGATAAGTGAGACATCAATTGGAGAAGATCAAGTTTTGAACAGCTGA